A region of the Pseudarthrobacter oxydans genome:
CGGATTGGCCCGCCGGCTTGCGTCAGCCTCCTTGACCAGGTGCCGGACTTGGCGGGCCGCCGCCGCCAGTTCGTCTGAACGGCTTGACCAGTCCTCGTGTTTGGGCGGCCATTCTTCCTTTAGGGCCGCCCCCATGTCGGTGAGCTGGCGGCCAAGGGCTTGACGGAGCTCATCCAGGCTGGCCGCGGCGGCGTTCAGGTGCAGCGGCGGAAAGATCAGGAAGTTGACGCCGATCCCAACGGCGACTCCAAAGCCCATCTGCAGGAGGTAACCGAACGAAAAGTCGTCCGGATTACTGCCGCCCACGAGCAAAACCAGCAGCGCCGCCGTCGGAATCCAGTCACTGCCCGAACCGATTCCCGGCAGGCCCCCAAGCAGGACGCCTATTCCCATAATCAGCGCGACGGCGAGCGGCGACGGATCCGTGACGGTAACCAGCACATACGCCAGGCCGATGCCCACTGCGAGTCCGGCAAGGGCCTCGAGGCCCTGCCGTACCGAGCCGGCAACGTTGTGGTACATCGCCACCAGCGCACCCAGGGGGGCGTAGTAGGGATAGTTCGCAGCAGCTCCGGGCAGATGCGGTGCGATGGCGAAGGCCAGTCCGGCTGCAAAAGCCGCCTTGGCCGCCAGTTGCAGCCGCTGCGCGGCAAAAGCCGACGACAGGCCGGACACCGCCTGTTTGAGAAAAAGGGTCCCCCTGGCCCACCTGGTATCCGGGCGTGCTTGAGACTGGCGCATTCGTACCACCCTACGGCGCCCCGGCGGCTGCCTACAAAGGTGCTGGTCAGGGAGGCGGGCACAGTGTGCCCGGGGTGCGGTTCAGGACAGATCTGCCGCTGAACGGCGCACCTCTGCCGCCAGCCGGTGGGCACGGCCGGGCGTTCTTCCGTCCTCCTGCCGCCGCGGAATGTAACCGAAGCCCAGGCCGTAGGCAGGATCCGCGAACCCGAGCGCCGCGTTGGCGCCCTCATGCCCGAACGCGCGATGGCTCCCGAAGCTCCGCGACGGGTGCGGCTTCATGAACACGACGGCGAACGCGTTGTCCAGGCCTGAGGACCGGTCAAGGCCCCACACCTGTTCCTGCGACATCTGCTCGACGGTGGCTGCGGTGAGGAACGGTTCGCCGCCCTGGATTCCGGTGGTGGCTGCCGCGTAGAGGCGGGCCAGGCCCGAGGCTGCTCCCACGCCGCCTGCCGCGGACATCCCCGCGGCCCGGACCGGGCGGATATTGGGAAGCTCCATGATGGTGCTGACCGGGGCGTTGCTGTTCAGGCCCTCGAGGCTGAGCGGATCGAGCCAGGGCTCCACCGGTCCGGCCGCATAGAGGACGTCGCGGTAACGGTACTCCTGTTCCTCAGGCAGCCCAAGGAAAAAGTCGATACCGTACGAACTCCTGATTCGCCCTTCATAGATCTCCTGCAGGGTTTCCCCGGCTGTGCGCCGGCACAGCTCTTCCATGATGATCCCGATGGTGAGCGCGTGGTAGCCAAACTGCCGGCCGGGCTGCCAGGTTGGAACAGCTCGCGCCAGCCGGGCCGCGGCGGCAGGGGTGGTGAACTCGTCCAGCCCGAAGCCGCCCTCGATGCCCATGAGCCCGGCCTGGTGCGACAAAGCCTCTCGGACCAGGAGGCGGTCCTTGCCATGCACGCCGAATTCCGGCCAGTAGTGCGCTACGGTCCGGTCGAGGTCGAGCAGACCGTCCTGAACCAGTAGCGCAATGACCATGGCAGCCACTCCCTTCGAACAGGAGTACGCCCCCGTCAAGGTGTCCGGCGCCATGTCCGGCCCGCCCGACAGTTCCACGACCGGGACCCCGTCCCTGTAGACGGCCAGCTGTGCGCTGTACTGCGGATCCTCGCGCAGGAATGTATTGAACAGTTCCAGGACGTTGTTGAAACCGGACGCTACGAAGTCGTGATGTCTATGCATGGCACCCAGCTTATCCAGAAAACGCTTACTGCCCTTCGGCGTCCGCCCCGTGCCCTAGCATGACCTCTTCCCCTGCCCTTACGGGCCCGGGCGGTGTCCCGTCCCCGAAGGGGCGGCCCCCCAGCGCTTCCCGGCCATGGGGCTCCAGCCAGCCCCTCAGATCCGGTCCTGCGGGGACTATGCCCGTGGGGTTGATGTCCTCATGGACGATGTAATAGTGCTGCTTGATCTGGACAAAATCGATGGTGTCGCCGAAGCCTGGCGTCTGGAACAGGTCCCGTGCGTAGCCCCACAGGGCTGGCATCTCGCTGAGTTTTTGCCGGTTGCACTTGAAGTGGCCGTGGTAGACGGGATCGAACCGGGCAAGTGTAGTGAACAGCCGCACGTCGGCTTCAGTGATGGTGTCACCCACCAGGTAGCGCTGCCCCGAGAGCCGGTCTTCGAGCCAGTCCAGGGCTGTCCACAGCCGGGCGTAGGCCGAGTCGTAGGCTTCCTGGGATCCTGCGAAACCGCAGCGGTAGACACCGTTGTTGACCTCGGTGAAGACGCGTTTATTGACCTGGTCGATTTCTTCGCGAAGATGCTCCGGGTACAGGTCCGGCGCCCCTGCGCGGTGAAACTCGGTCCACTCGGTGGAAAAGTCCAGCGTGATCTGCGGAAAGTTGTTGGTCACCACGGCACCGCTGGCAACGTCCACGATCGCGGGAACGGTGATGCCGCGGGGATACTCCGGGAACCTCTTGAAGTAGGCGTCCTGGATCCGTTCGATACCGAGGACGGGGTCCGTCCCGCCTGGATCGAGGTCAAAGGTCCACGAACGGGCATCGTGGGTGGGACCCGGCTGTCCCAGTGAAATGGCGTCTTCGAGGCCAAGCAGGCGCCTGACGATGACGGTCCTGTTGGCCCAGGGGCAGGCACGCGCCGCGATCAGCCGGTACCGTCCAGCTTCCACCGGCCAGCCCGGTTCGCCGTTCGGACCCGGAGTTGCGTCCCTCGTGATGCGGTCCTCAATGTAGTTGGTGTCGCGGTTGAACTCCGCTCCACCTGTGACGTAGGCGCCGCGGGTGCTGTGTTCTGCGCTCTTTCCCAAGGCATGTGCCTTTTCCGCCTGCTGCGTGGTGTCCGTTTCCTGGGTCATGGGACCACCCTATGCTCCGCGGGCAGGACAGTGGAGATCGGCTGCCAGGCCCACAGCCACGAGCCGGCCACCAGGGCCGCGAACAGAAGGATCCAGACGCCGGAGGGAACGGACGTGGCACGCCAGAGCAGGTATGCGTCGGAACTGGCCAGCCGGTCCCGGCGGCGCAGGTGCACATGGGTGAGCTTGATGAGGTCGCGCACGGCAGCCACCAGCAGTGCCAGGCCCAGGATGACAGCCACGTGGCCAACAAAGGCAGCCGGCACAAAGAGGATCAGGGCCAGGGTGATGGCAATTGCGGCCGAAGTGATAACGACGCCGGCGAGGTTCCGGAGGAACACCAGCGAGGCAGCCAGGGCCACGGCGCCGCCTGAGATTGCCGCCGGTCCCCACCCGTTGAAGCCGCACCACACGAACGCCGCACCCACCAGTGCCGGTACTGGGTACCCCCAAAAACATGACCAGGCGATGGCGAGCCTGCTGCGGCTGTACGTGGTGGTGGTGCCTGAGTGGTCAAGGAGGAGCCGGATCCCGGCCAGCCGCTGGCCGCTCAGCACCGCAGCAACAGCGTGCCCCATCTCGTGCGTGGCCGTGGCCAGCAGGCCGAAGTACCGCCAGGAGCGGCGGGGCACTGACAAGGCGGCAGCTGTCATCACTGCCAGTGCCAGTTCCGTCAGTGTCACGTTGGGAGGATCTGCGCGGCTGAATGCTGCCAGTAATGTATCCCAGGGGTCTCCGGGCGTCGTCATCAGGGCCTCTCGCCCGCAGGGTCGTGGTGAGCCATAGCCGCCACGGTACCCGGGCTGGCTGGGTGCAGGCTTAAAACCGAAAGGCACGCCGACTACCGGGCGTGCCTCAGGATCGACGGGACTGCGGACGTTCCCGCAGCCCCACGTCGGCTGTATTAACTAGCCTTCGCACTCAGTGCAGTAGCTGTGGCCATCCTTCTGGCGCGCAATCTGGGACCGGTGACGGACCAGGAAGCAGGAGTAGCAGGTGAATTCGTCTTCAGCCTGCGGGATGACCTGTACCACGAGCTCTTCGGCCACGAACTCGCCTCCGGGCACGCCGGCGCCGTCAAGCCCGTCAGCCTCATCCAGTTCCAGCACAACGCTGCGTGCGTCGGGAGCATTTGCTGACTGGAGCTGCTCGAGAGAGTTGTCCTGCGATTCCTTGACGTCGGAGCGCAGTTCATCGTAATCGGTTGCCACTTTAGGTGCTTCTCTTTTCTTTGGTTCGCCTGTCGCGTATGAAACGTACAGCATCATGCGGGTATTCCCCAATAGCCGGAGTATATTGACCGTCCCCTGGGTAATGGTTCAAAGGAGGCAGCCTGCGGTGTTAGCGGCGAAATAGGGCTGCATGGCAGCGGATGGCGCCGCAAACGGTGCAGTCCGCACTACTGGTAAGGGGTGCACGTGGAGCAGCTCACTGCGGAATTCGGTGGTTCGGCGCGGGTGGGTACCGGTGTTGGTCCTGTCCTGGAGAAATTCGAGTCCGTGTCAAGGATCGCAGTGTTGCGGGGCGGAGGGCTCGGCGACGTGATCTTCGCCATACCCGCCATGGCCGCGCTCAAGGCAGCCTACCCCGCCGCAACCCTTACCTTGCTGGGAACTCCCGTGCACCAAGCGCTGTTTGCCGCAACCAAGAGCCCGGTGGATGAGGTGTGCATGCTGCCACACGCTGAAGGCGTCCGCCCGGGAGAGGAGGACCCGGCGGAGCTGGACGCGTTCTTTGATGACATGCGCGGACGCCGGTACGACCTGGCCGTCCAGCTCCATGGCGGTGGCCGGTACTCAAATCCGTTCCTGCTTCGGCTGGGAGCCCGGCACACGGTAGGCACGCGGACATCCGACGCTGCCAGTCTCGAGCGGACGGTTCCGTATGTCTACTACCAGCACGAACCACTCAGGGCGCTGGAGGTGGCCGGCATGGCCGGCGCTTTCCCCGTTGACCTGGAGGCCCGTCTGGCGCCGGCGGACAGCGGCGCTTCCGCCGCCGTAATGCGCGACGACGGCGCCGGCCCTTGGGTGGTGCTGCATCCCGGCGCCACTGATCCCCGACGGCGCTGGCCCGCCGGCCGGTTCGCTGAACTTGCGGCAGCATGCGCCGCGGATGGCTTCCGTGTTGCGGTCATCGGGGATGAGAGCGAACGCGCCCTTGCCGAACAGGTTGTGGAGCAGGCAGCCGCCGCCCACGTCCATTCATTCGCCGGGGACCTTGACATGGGCGGGCTCGTGGCACTGTTGGTCCGCGCCGCCGTAGTGGTGGGGAATGACAGCGGACCGCGGCACCTTGCCCAGGCGCTTGGGGTTCCGACGGTGGGGATCTTCTGGGCGGGCAACGTCATAAATGCCGGAGCGCTGGGCAGGAGCCTCCACCGCATCCACGCCTCCTGGGTGACCGCCTGCCCCACTTGCGGTATAGACATCACCCAGGTTGGCTGGACGGCGCCGCGGTGCCCGCACGATGACTCGGCGGTGGCCGGTGTTGCGGTGCGGGAGGTGCACGAGGATGTACGCAGCCTCGCAGCCACCGAGTTGACGAAAGTGGACGCATGAGCGGCACGGACGTTTTGACGGAGACGGGCCCGGGCAACCGCGTGGACAGGAAGCCTGAGCTTCTTGTCCTGCGGGCCTTGAAGCTCGGGGACCTGCTGGTTGCGGTGCCTGCCCTGAAGGCCCTTCGCCGCACGTTCCCCGGACACCGGCTGCGGTACGCGGCCCAGGGCTGGCTCTCGGAGGCCCTGGGGCTGGTCGGCGGCTACGAGCTGCTGCCCACCCACGGCCTGGACGAGCCGCTGGCCCTGGAAGCGGGCGTCGTTGACGTGGCAGTGAACCTGCACGGCAGCGGCCCGGAAAGCCAAGGGCGCATCGAAGCCCTCAAGGCGCGGCAGACCATCGGCCACCGCAGCGGGCACAGGGACGGGCCGCCCTGGCGTGCAGAACTGCATGAGCGGGAACGGTGGGTAAGGCTCCTGGAATGGCACGGGATCGACGCCGACCCCTTGGACGTGGGCTTGAACACACCGCATGTACCCAGCCCGGTTCCCGATGCGACGGTCCTTCATGTCGGCGCCGCCTACGGCAGCCGGCTCTGGCCCGCTGATCGCTTCGCTGCTGTTGCGGCAGCGCTGGATGCGGCAGGACACAACGTTGTCTTCACCGGGGGCAGCGGGGAACGGGACAGGGCGGTTGACGTCTGCCGGCGTGCGGGCCTCCCGGATGGAGCGGTGCTGGCCGGGCGGCTTGGACTGGGGGAGTTCGCTGCAACCATCGCTGCCGCGCGCCTGGTGATCTCAGCTGACACAGGCGCTGCACATCTCGCGTCGGCTTATGGCACGCCGTCGGTGGTGCTTTTTGGACCTGCCCCGCCCGAGATCTGGGGGCCCCCGCCAGGACCGCACGTTGTCCTGACCCGTGCGGAGCTGCGGCGGGGGGACACTTTTGCCGACCAGCCCGACCCTGCACTGCTGGGAGTCACTGTGCCGGATGTCCTCGCCGCGGTCGGCGGGCTGGGTCTGCTGTAGCGCTGGCGGGCACGTGAACCGGTCCGTCTGGGGCTCCTCCACGGGGCGGCAAAGTCCTAAGATGGGTTATGGGCGCTGACATTGAGATTGCGTTGGTTCTTGCAGTGGCGTTCCTCTGGATGACGGGAACGTTCGCGATCCTGTCCCGGATAGACTGCCCGGAACGGAAGGCCCGGCGTCAGGAGCGGAGAGCCAGGCGGTCAGGGAAACGGTGGGTCAGGTACCGCCCGGCTGTGCACGACTCCCGGCCGGAGGAACGGACCAGGCGCCACCGGCCCCGCAGGCTGCGGGTGCACTGACAGCGGACACCCAGGCGCGGGGCAGGCCGGCCGCCGCTCTCAGCGCACGATCACGATTGAGGCTGCCTCCCGATTCGCTGCCGCCGTGAAGGATGCGATGGCCCGGGCGATCTTCCGTCCGCCTTGTGATGACGGTTCGATCACGTTTGCGTAGTCCGCGTCCTCGCTGCAGATGAGCCGAAGGTCGATAAGGGCAGCACCGCGGGAAAAGGCGGCCCTGGCGATGGCATCGTTGAAGAGGCACAGTGCTGCCTCGATGACATTCCTGCCGGGCGCTGACGGGGGAGTGTCATAAATAGTGCATACCGCATACGGCAGGCCGGCCGCTTCGACCTGATCCACCATTTCCTCATAGTCCGCTGCAAATCTTTCCCGGGCTTTACCAAGCAACGCGAGCGCATCACCGACGGAGGGCGCACGCTCCTGCAGCAGTGGCGCATAGCCCAGGGCGTCGTTGCCGCCCGCACTTACCACCAGATGGGTTGCGTCGGACGGCAGTGCAGCCAGTTGCCGGGAAACGCCGGGGAGCACGTCGCCGTCGACCGCCAGGAGCGTGCACTGCCATCCCTGAAGTTCCTGCCTCAGCTGGGCGATGACGGCAGGCCCGCCACCGACATAGGCGCCGTTGTCAAAGATGGAATCGCCCAGCAGGACGATGTGGCCATTGCCGGCGACCGCCGTCGGACGTTCCTCCATGAGCTCATACTGCACCGTTCCCACCTGCCCTGCCATGGGCACGGCGGTGTGACCGGCACAATGCCCAAGCCTGCCCTGGGCCGGATGACAGTCCGGGTAGCGTGGAGGGAACCCCAATTATTCGAAGGAAACAACCATCAACAGGTCCGCCGCCACCACATCTGCCGTCCTGACCGGCCTCCTGCTGGCAGGCGCGCTCGCCGGCTGTGAAGCGGCAGCACGGGCAGGAAGCGAAATTGCCGAAGTCCTGGCAGGAAGTCCGGAAGCCGCTGTTGAACCTCCCGGAGGTCCTGGAGCCGATCCGGCTTACGAGGGGGATGCGGCCGCTGCTGCGCTCTCGCAGCTGGAAACGATTCCGGTGAAGGGCCGCGCACCGAGGACGGGATACACCCGGGAAGAGTTCGGTCCGGCGTGGGCCGACGTCGACCGAAACGGCTGCGACACCCGCAACGACATCCTCGCCCGCGACCTTGAAGCTGAGACGTTCAAGCCCGGAACGCACGACTGCGTGGTGGCCTCAGGCGTTCTGGCCGATAAGTACACCGGAACCACCATAAACTTCGTCCGTGGCGACGGGACCAGCTCCGCCGTCCAGATTGACCACCTCGTTCCGCTAAGCGACGCCTGGCAGAAGGGGGCCCGGCAGCTTGGAACGGAACAGCGGAAGCAGTTCGCCAACGACCCCCTGAACCTGATGGCGTCGGACGGCGGCACCAACGGTGCGAAGGGAGACAAGGATGCTGCCTCGTGGCTGCCGCCAAACAAGGCCTTCCGCTGTGAGTATGTAGTGCGTCAAACCGCCGTAAAGGCCATGTACCAGCTGTGGGTCACCCAGGCCGAGCACGACGCCCTCGCCGGGATCCTGGCCGGCTGCCGCCACTGAGTCCTGCCCAAGCGGTGGGACGGACAGAAGAAAGCGTCAGAGCCGCTTCCTTGAAGGCAACCGGCATAGGCCATCAGAATCCAAGGGCGAAGTAGGCCAGCGGAGCCCCCACCAGCCCACATGCCACAGGTGCGCCGGCCAGGCAGAGGGCCGCGACCGCCCACGGCTTCCCGTCGCGTCTGCGGATCGCACCCACCGCGAAAATCTGGGAAGCCACCAGCAGCAACAAGGCGAGCACCGTCAGGGCCAGGCCCCAGTCGAAGGCGGTGCTCTGGAATATGGTGCAGGTCCACAGGCAAAAGTTGGCCCAGAGTAACCAGACCCCGCCAGCGACTCCCGACACTCCGATGAGCGCGGCTAAGAACGTGGCCCGGCCGGAAAATCCCTTCCCCATGCCGCCAATCATGAACGACAAAAAGCGGTTCGTGGTGAAGGCATGGCTGGAGACACAGAAAACCCCGGATTCCTGGGATGGAATCCGGGGTTTTCCCTGTGTGCGCGGAGGGGGACTTGAACCCCCACCCCCTTTCGAGGACTAGCACCTCAAGCTAGCGCGTCTGCCATTCCGCCACCCGCGCAGGTGGTATTCGGTGAACGTTTCCGCCTTTCAGCGTTTCGCGTTTCTCCGAAGCAGCGAGAAAAACTCTAACACGAACTTTCGGGAAACATGGAATCGGCCCCAGTGGGTAGGCTGAGGGCAACGATTCAGCACCGTTCCAACCCGCCAATCCAGTGAGGAGCTTTCCATGCCTGACGTCCTGCCCGAGGATGAAGTTGTCCGGATCTG
Encoded here:
- a CDS encoding FUSC family protein, which produces MSGLSSAFAAQRLQLAAKAAFAAGLAFAIAPHLPGAAANYPYYAPLGALVAMYHNVAGSVRQGLEALAGLAVGIGLAYVLVTVTDPSPLAVALIMGIGVLLGGLPGIGSGSDWIPTAALLVLLVGGSNPDDFSFGYLLQMGFGVAVGIGVNFLIFPPLHLNAAAASLDELRQALGRQLTDMGAALKEEWPPKHEDWSSRSDELAAAARQVRHLVKEADASRRANPRRKLHPRDVDLDYRNLRELERVTFHIQDITDVLSDVIWESEAPYSVPLQDTGPLADALSATGNLLRSFSDDDTSAQDGHFGAAKEAVEACMAATAGRDAEQGMVPASESVLLSLHRILRAVRTRD
- a CDS encoding serine hydrolase domain-containing protein — protein: MHRHHDFVASGFNNVLELFNTFLREDPQYSAQLAVYRDGVPVVELSGGPDMAPDTLTGAYSCSKGVAAMVIALLVQDGLLDLDRTVAHYWPEFGVHGKDRLLVREALSHQAGLMGIEGGFGLDEFTTPAAAARLARAVPTWQPGRQFGYHALTIGIIMEELCRRTAGETLQEIYEGRIRSSYGIDFFLGLPEEQEYRYRDVLYAAGPVEPWLDPLSLEGLNSNAPVSTIMELPNIRPVRAAGMSAAGGVGAASGLARLYAAATTGIQGGEPFLTAATVEQMSQEQVWGLDRSSGLDNAFAVVFMKPHPSRSFGSHRAFGHEGANAALGFADPAYGLGFGYIPRRQEDGRTPGRAHRLAAEVRRSAADLS
- a CDS encoding glutathione S-transferase family protein is translated as MTQETDTTQQAEKAHALGKSAEHSTRGAYVTGGAEFNRDTNYIEDRITRDATPGPNGEPGWPVEAGRYRLIAARACPWANRTVIVRRLLGLEDAISLGQPGPTHDARSWTFDLDPGGTDPVLGIERIQDAYFKRFPEYPRGITVPAIVDVASGAVVTNNFPQITLDFSTEWTEFHRAGAPDLYPEHLREEIDQVNKRVFTEVNNGVYRCGFAGSQEAYDSAYARLWTALDWLEDRLSGQRYLVGDTITEADVRLFTTLARFDPVYHGHFKCNRQKLSEMPALWGYARDLFQTPGFGDTIDFVQIKQHYYIVHEDINPTGIVPAGPDLRGWLEPHGREALGGRPFGDGTPPGPVRAGEEVMLGHGADAEGQ
- a CDS encoding M50 family metallopeptidase, with amino-acid sequence MTTPGDPWDTLLAAFSRADPPNVTLTELALAVMTAAALSVPRRSWRYFGLLATATHEMGHAVAAVLSGQRLAGIRLLLDHSGTTTTYSRSRLAIAWSCFWGYPVPALVGAAFVWCGFNGWGPAAISGGAVALAASLVFLRNLAGVVITSAAIAITLALILFVPAAFVGHVAVILGLALLVAAVRDLIKLTHVHLRRRDRLASSDAYLLWRATSVPSGVWILLFAALVAGSWLWAWQPISTVLPAEHRVVP
- a CDS encoding DUF4193 domain-containing protein, with protein sequence MATDYDELRSDVKESQDNSLEQLQSANAPDARSVVLELDEADGLDGAGVPGGEFVAEELVVQVIPQAEDEFTCYSCFLVRHRSQIARQKDGHSYCTECEG
- a CDS encoding glycosyltransferase family 9 protein; this translates as MEQLTAEFGGSARVGTGVGPVLEKFESVSRIAVLRGGGLGDVIFAIPAMAALKAAYPAATLTLLGTPVHQALFAATKSPVDEVCMLPHAEGVRPGEEDPAELDAFFDDMRGRRYDLAVQLHGGGRYSNPFLLRLGARHTVGTRTSDAASLERTVPYVYYQHEPLRALEVAGMAGAFPVDLEARLAPADSGASAAVMRDDGAGPWVVLHPGATDPRRRWPAGRFAELAAACAADGFRVAVIGDESERALAEQVVEQAAAAHVHSFAGDLDMGGLVALLVRAAVVVGNDSGPRHLAQALGVPTVGIFWAGNVINAGALGRSLHRIHASWVTACPTCGIDITQVGWTAPRCPHDDSAVAGVAVREVHEDVRSLAATELTKVDA
- a CDS encoding glycosyltransferase family 9 protein: MSGTDVLTETGPGNRVDRKPELLVLRALKLGDLLVAVPALKALRRTFPGHRLRYAAQGWLSEALGLVGGYELLPTHGLDEPLALEAGVVDVAVNLHGSGPESQGRIEALKARQTIGHRSGHRDGPPWRAELHERERWVRLLEWHGIDADPLDVGLNTPHVPSPVPDATVLHVGAAYGSRLWPADRFAAVAAALDAAGHNVVFTGGSGERDRAVDVCRRAGLPDGAVLAGRLGLGEFAATIAAARLVISADTGAAHLASAYGTPSVVLFGPAPPEIWGPPPGPHVVLTRAELRRGDTFADQPDPALLGVTVPDVLAAVGGLGLL
- a CDS encoding SGNH/GDSL hydrolase family protein — its product is MAGQVGTVQYELMEERPTAVAGNGHIVLLGDSIFDNGAYVGGGPAVIAQLRQELQGWQCTLLAVDGDVLPGVSRQLAALPSDATHLVVSAGGNDALGYAPLLQERAPSVGDALALLGKARERFAADYEEMVDQVEAAGLPYAVCTIYDTPPSAPGRNVIEAALCLFNDAIARAAFSRGAALIDLRLICSEDADYANVIEPSSQGGRKIARAIASFTAAANREAASIVIVR
- a CDS encoding HNH endonuclease family protein, with the protein product MKGRAPRTGYTREEFGPAWADVDRNGCDTRNDILARDLEAETFKPGTHDCVVASGVLADKYTGTTINFVRGDGTSSAVQIDHLVPLSDAWQKGARQLGTEQRKQFANDPLNLMASDGGTNGAKGDKDAASWLPPNKAFRCEYVVRQTAVKAMYQLWVTQAEHDALAGILAGCRH